One Pseudorhodoplanes sinuspersici DNA segment encodes these proteins:
- a CDS encoding caspase family protein has translation MKRLAALLCGFWAVLAAAAAPSEAQAEKRVALVIGNSAYQNASRLTNPGNDASAMADLFRRAGFDVVEARQDLGNLEFKRVAREFTVAARDADVAVMYFAGHGIEVNGTNYLIPIDARLATDFDVEDEALSLDRLVRALEPARRLRLIILDACRDNPFIQTMQRSVASRAVSSGLAKVEPATSDTLVAFAAKAGSTADDGRGPNSPFTTALLNHLTVPGRDVRIALGYVRDEVIKTTGNKQEPFVYGSLGGATVALVPEPKREIAAQPSLPAPQPNIAAPSGSDPRRDYEFAERVGTKEAWDSFLSVHKSGFYADLARAQRDKLAARSQSQTFDSKIPAVPPVPNVAVIPPSVAPASPSPEQKVAVLPPSDAAKPTVEARPDIRVLTRDLQTELKRVGCDPGALDGNWSPKSVQALNQFNRRAGMKLDVKVATLGALDAVKGQKGRICPLICGRGERVEGDQCVAIPAEPKPVKREAARPPEPSPRERLRERVRERAQERIREQRQLSTRPEPRRTCSEGSPLTVGGRACCEVTPERGAARIFCP, from the coding sequence ATGAAGCGTCTGGCGGCTCTTTTATGCGGTTTCTGGGCCGTCCTTGCGGCGGCGGCGGCGCCGTCGGAAGCGCAGGCCGAAAAGCGCGTCGCGCTGGTGATCGGCAATTCCGCTTATCAAAATGCCTCCAGACTCACCAATCCAGGCAACGATGCCAGTGCCATGGCCGACTTGTTTCGCCGCGCCGGCTTCGACGTGGTCGAGGCCAGACAGGATCTCGGCAATCTGGAATTCAAGCGCGTGGCCCGCGAATTTACCGTGGCGGCCCGCGATGCCGATGTGGCGGTGATGTATTTCGCCGGTCATGGCATCGAGGTGAACGGCACCAATTATCTGATCCCGATCGACGCGCGGCTGGCGACCGATTTCGATGTGGAAGACGAAGCGCTGTCGCTCGATCGTCTTGTGCGGGCGCTGGAGCCGGCACGGCGGCTGCGGCTGATTATTCTCGATGCCTGCCGCGACAACCCGTTCATCCAGACGATGCAGCGCAGCGTCGCATCGCGCGCGGTTTCAAGTGGATTGGCGAAGGTCGAGCCAGCCACCAGCGATACGCTCGTTGCTTTCGCGGCCAAGGCCGGTTCGACGGCGGATGACGGACGTGGACCCAACTCGCCATTCACGACGGCGCTTCTCAATCATCTGACGGTGCCGGGCCGTGACGTTCGTATCGCACTCGGTTATGTGCGCGACGAAGTGATCAAAACGACCGGCAACAAGCAGGAGCCGTTCGTCTATGGCTCGCTCGGCGGCGCGACCGTTGCGCTGGTGCCGGAGCCGAAGCGCGAGATTGCCGCGCAGCCATCATTGCCGGCGCCGCAACCCAATATCGCCGCGCCATCTGGCAGTGATCCGCGCCGTGATTACGAATTCGCCGAGCGGGTCGGCACCAAGGAGGCTTGGGATTCGTTTCTGTCGGTACACAAATCGGGCTTCTACGCCGATCTGGCGAGAGCGCAGCGCGACAAGCTGGCGGCTCGCTCCCAGTCGCAGACATTCGACAGCAAGATTCCGGCAGTGCCGCCGGTGCCGAATGTTGCGGTGATCCCTCCATCGGTCGCACCAGCCTCGCCATCACCGGAACAGAAGGTTGCGGTCTTGCCGCCGTCGGACGCGGCCAAGCCAACGGTTGAAGCCAGGCCGGATATTCGTGTGCTGACGCGCGATCTGCAGACCGAATTGAAACGGGTTGGCTGCGATCCCGGCGCTCTTGATGGCAATTGGTCGCCGAAGTCCGTGCAAGCGCTCAATCAGTTCAATCGCCGTGCCGGCATGAAGCTCGATGTCAAGGTCGCGACCCTTGGTGCGCTCGACGCTGTGAAGGGACAGAAGGGCCGCATCTGCCCGCTGATCTGCGGCCGCGGCGAGCGGGTGGAGGGCGATCAATGCGTCGCGATCCCGGCCGAGCCGAAACCAGTGAAGCGTGAAGCCGCACGGCCGCCGGAGCCGAGCCCCCGCGAGCGGCTTCGCGAGCGCGTGCGTGAGCGGGCGCAGGAGCGCATCCGCGAACAGCGTCAGCTCAGCACACGTCCCGAACCGCGTCGCACGTGTTCCGAAGGCTCACCGCTTACGGTGGGCGGCAGGGCGTGCTGCGAGGTCACGCCTGAACGCGGGGCGGCGCGCATTTTCTGCCCGTGA
- a CDS encoding D-2-hydroxyacid dehydrogenase family protein, with amino-acid sequence MPMRCAVLDDYQNVALTMADWSRVTGDAEVTVFNEMLGNTDAVAKALQGFQIVCLMRERTPFPRALFEKLPDLKLLVTTGGRNAAIDISAAKDHGVVVCGTDGAKHPTAELAIGLMIDLARNISVENARMKAGEAWQSTVGRDLFQHTIGILGLGNLGGRVAKVAQAFGMRVLAWSQNLTPERCKELGVEYATKADLFQQSDFITIHMVLSDRSRGLVSATDLSMMKPSAYIINTSRGPIIDEAALITALQDRTIAGAGLDVFDTEPLPRDHILRKLPNVILTPHLGYVTQDGYKLFYGGTVDAIRAFLDGKPIRVIS; translated from the coding sequence ATGCCGATGCGCTGCGCTGTCCTCGATGATTATCAGAATGTGGCTTTGACAATGGCGGACTGGTCCAGGGTGACCGGAGACGCCGAGGTCACGGTCTTCAATGAAATGCTGGGCAATACCGATGCGGTCGCAAAGGCTCTGCAAGGGTTCCAGATCGTCTGCCTTATGCGTGAGCGCACCCCCTTCCCGCGTGCCCTGTTCGAAAAACTTCCCGATCTGAAACTTCTCGTCACCACCGGCGGCCGGAATGCAGCGATCGATATCTCTGCCGCGAAGGATCACGGCGTCGTCGTCTGTGGCACCGACGGTGCCAAGCATCCGACAGCCGAACTTGCGATCGGTCTGATGATCGATCTCGCACGCAACATCAGCGTCGAGAATGCCCGCATGAAAGCGGGGGAAGCCTGGCAATCGACGGTCGGCCGCGACCTGTTCCAGCACACGATCGGTATTCTCGGTCTTGGCAATCTCGGCGGACGCGTCGCCAAAGTGGCGCAGGCTTTCGGCATGCGGGTGCTGGCCTGGAGCCAGAACTTGACTCCCGAACGATGCAAGGAGCTTGGCGTCGAGTATGCGACGAAGGCTGACCTGTTCCAGCAATCAGACTTCATCACCATTCACATGGTGTTGTCGGATCGCTCGCGCGGCCTCGTCAGTGCGACCGATCTTTCGATGATGAAGCCTTCGGCCTACATCATCAATACATCGCGCGGGCCGATCATCGATGAAGCGGCGCTGATTACGGCGTTGCAGGATCGCACGATTGCCGGCGCCGGTCTTGATGTGTTCGACACCGAGCCATTGCCGCGCGATCATATTCTTCGCAAGCTGCCGAACGTCATCCTGACGCCGCATCTCGGCTACGTGACGCAGGATGGTTACAAGCTGTTCTATGGCGGCACAGTCGATGCGATCCGTGCATTTCTCGATGGCAAGCCGATCCGGGTGATCAGCTAG
- a CDS encoding polysaccharide deacetylase family protein — MAGRKTGHDHNNRQGVTNMQPRERVTFSPIEGRPTLKFPDGVRMVIWPVLALEDWDISRAMARMVIVPPQLQPLLPDHPNWSWHEYGMRVGFWRMKKMLERVGATPTVTLNARVCESYPQVVQACVDAGWELNAHGYEQIPMHKLDDQRASINKSMDTIEKFWGRRPRGWFGPGLTQTFDTLDYLSEAGIEYIGDWVLDDEPVTLKTTHKPVVALPYNFEIHDIVMFTSQYHPSGMFYDRAMDQFNCLYEEAAERPKIMAIACHPYLSGVPHRLAHVERTFAELLGRDGVVSWTGEQILDWYLKQQKAS; from the coding sequence ATGGCCGGCCGCAAAACCGGCCATGACCATAACAATCGTCAGGGAGTGACCAACATGCAGCCGCGCGAGCGCGTTACCTTTTCACCGATCGAAGGCCGGCCGACGCTGAAATTTCCGGACGGCGTGCGGATGGTGATCTGGCCGGTGCTGGCGCTGGAGGACTGGGACATCTCGCGGGCGATGGCGCGCATGGTGATCGTACCGCCGCAATTGCAACCGCTCTTGCCCGACCATCCGAACTGGAGCTGGCACGAATACGGCATGCGCGTCGGCTTCTGGCGCATGAAGAAAATGCTGGAGCGCGTCGGCGCAACGCCGACGGTGACGCTCAATGCGAGGGTCTGCGAAAGCTATCCGCAGGTGGTGCAGGCCTGCGTCGATGCGGGGTGGGAATTGAACGCGCATGGCTACGAGCAGATTCCGATGCACAAGCTCGACGATCAGCGCGCCAGCATCAACAAGTCGATGGATACGATTGAGAAATTCTGGGGCCGTCGGCCGCGCGGCTGGTTCGGACCGGGCCTGACGCAGACTTTCGACACGCTGGATTATCTCAGCGAGGCTGGTATCGAGTATATTGGCGACTGGGTTCTTGACGACGAGCCGGTGACGCTGAAGACAACGCATAAGCCGGTTGTCGCCCTGCCCTACAATTTCGAGATCCACGATATCGTGATGTTCACCTCGCAATATCACCCATCCGGCATGTTCTATGACCGCGCGATGGATCAGTTTAATTGCCTGTATGAAGAGGCGGCAGAGCGGCCGAAGATCATGGCGATCGCCTGCCATCCCTATCTGTCCGGCGTGCCGCATCGCCTTGCGCATGTAGAGCGCACCTTTGCCGAGCTCCTTGGCCGCGACGGCGTGGTCTCATGGACCGGCGAACAAATCCTCGACTGGTATCTCAAGCAACAGAAAGCATCTTGA